From Panicum hallii strain FIL2 chromosome 2, PHallii_v3.1, whole genome shotgun sequence, a single genomic window includes:
- the LOC112879663 gene encoding monooxygenase 2-like isoform X2 produces the protein MRMRSAAAGGRDLREFSLEEEAPGQEVRAVERRVLLETLASKLPPGTISFSSKLKSIAEQGPDGTLLELEDGRQILSKIVIGCDGVNSPIARWMGFSEPRYVGHMAFRGLAEYADGQPFKPKVNYIYGRGVRAGFVPVSPTKVYWFICFNRQDPGPKITDPAVLKSEALDLVRGWPSDLLAVMHSTPEGAVVRTPLVDRWLWPGRAPSASRGGRVVLVGDAWHPMTPNLGQGACCALEDAVVLARRLAPAASGGTNSIEAAMRAYEAERWSRVFPLTARAGLVGTLVQWENPAVCAVRDGVVIPRLVRLGPFLEHTNFECDLIEPTPQSPCP, from the exons ATGAGGAtgcggtcggcggcggcgggcgggcgggatCTGCGCGAGTTCTCCTTGGAGGAAGAAGCCCCCGG GCAGGAGGTGCGAGCGGTGGAGAGGAGAGTGCTTCTCGAGACGCTTGCTTCGAAGCTGCCACCAGGCACGATATCATTCTCATCCAAACTGAAATCGATTGCAGAGCAGGGGCCTGATGGCACCCTGCTGGAACTCGAGGATGGGAGACAAATTCTCTCCAAG ATTGTGATCGGCTGCGACGGCGTGAACTCGCCGATCGCGAGGTGGATGGGCTTCTCAGAGCCTCGGTACGTCGGGCACATGGCGTTCCGGGGGCTCGCGGAGTACGCCGACGGACAACCGTTCAAGCCCAAGGTGAACTACATCTACGGCCGAGGTGTCCGTGCTGGCTTTGTCCCGGTCTCCCCGACCAAAGTCTACTGGTTCATCTGCTTTAACAGACAAGATCCAG GCCCAAAGATCACCGACCCGGCGGTGCTCAAGAGCGAGGCGCTGGACCTCGTCCGCGGCTGGCCATCCGACCTCCTCGCCGTGATGCACAGCACGCCCGAGGGCGCCGTGGTGCGGACGCCGCTCGTGGACCGGTGGCTCTGGCCGGGCCGGGCGCCGAGCGCGTCGAGGGGCGGGCGTGTGGTGCTGGTCGGCGATGCGTGGCACCCCATGACGCCCAACCTCGGCCAGGGCGCGTGTTGCGCGCTCGAGGACGCCGTCGTCCTAGCACGCCGCCTCGCACCCGCTGCTAGCGGGGGCACGAATAGTATTGAGGCGGCGATGCGTGCGTACGAGGCGGAGAGGTGGTCACGCGTGTTCCCACTTACGGCGCGCGCAGGGCTAGTGGGCACGCTGGTGCAGTGGGAGAACCCTGCGGTTTGCGCGGTGCGCGACGGCGTGGTGATCCCGAGGCTCGTCAGGCTAGGCCCGTTCCTGGAGCACACCAACTTCGAGTGCGATCTGATCGAGCCGACGCCGCAATCACCATGTCCATGA
- the LOC112879663 gene encoding monooxygenase 3-like isoform X1: protein MALASSTSLCSPPLPCPRLRRRYSAAAPTVTASPTTQRSDENIVIVGAGVAGLATALALRRLGVGATVLEQGATLRAGGTSLTLFKNGWRVLDAIGVADELRAKYLRIQGMRMRSAAAGGRDLREFSLEEEAPGQEVRAVERRVLLETLASKLPPGTISFSSKLKSIAEQGPDGTLLELEDGRQILSKIVIGCDGVNSPIARWMGFSEPRYVGHMAFRGLAEYADGQPFKPKVNYIYGRGVRAGFVPVSPTKVYWFICFNRQDPGPKITDPAVLKSEALDLVRGWPSDLLAVMHSTPEGAVVRTPLVDRWLWPGRAPSASRGGRVVLVGDAWHPMTPNLGQGACCALEDAVVLARRLAPAASGGTNSIEAAMRAYEAERWSRVFPLTARAGLVGTLVQWENPAVCAVRDGVVIPRLVRLGPFLEHTNFECDLIEPTPQSPCP from the exons ATGGCACTGGCCAGCTCCACCTCCCTCTGCTCACCTCCACTCCCCTGTCCACGCCTCCGCCGCCGTTACAGTGCCGCCGCGCCCACCGTCACCGCCTCGCCGACCACGCAGCGGTCGGATGAGAACATCGTCATCGTGGGCGCGGGCGTCGCGGGCCTGGCCACCGCGCTCGCCCTGCGCCGGCTCGGCGTGGGGGCCACCGTGCTGGAGCAGGGCGCAACCCTGCGCGCGGGCGGCACGTCCCTGACGCTGTTCAAGAACGGGTGGCGCGTCCTGGACGCCATCGgcgtcgccgacgagctccgcgCCAAGTACCTGCGCATCCAGGG GATGAGGAtgcggtcggcggcggcgggcgggcgggatCTGCGCGAGTTCTCCTTGGAGGAAGAAGCCCCCGG GCAGGAGGTGCGAGCGGTGGAGAGGAGAGTGCTTCTCGAGACGCTTGCTTCGAAGCTGCCACCAGGCACGATATCATTCTCATCCAAACTGAAATCGATTGCAGAGCAGGGGCCTGATGGCACCCTGCTGGAACTCGAGGATGGGAGACAAATTCTCTCCAAG ATTGTGATCGGCTGCGACGGCGTGAACTCGCCGATCGCGAGGTGGATGGGCTTCTCAGAGCCTCGGTACGTCGGGCACATGGCGTTCCGGGGGCTCGCGGAGTACGCCGACGGACAACCGTTCAAGCCCAAGGTGAACTACATCTACGGCCGAGGTGTCCGTGCTGGCTTTGTCCCGGTCTCCCCGACCAAAGTCTACTGGTTCATCTGCTTTAACAGACAAGATCCAG GCCCAAAGATCACCGACCCGGCGGTGCTCAAGAGCGAGGCGCTGGACCTCGTCCGCGGCTGGCCATCCGACCTCCTCGCCGTGATGCACAGCACGCCCGAGGGCGCCGTGGTGCGGACGCCGCTCGTGGACCGGTGGCTCTGGCCGGGCCGGGCGCCGAGCGCGTCGAGGGGCGGGCGTGTGGTGCTGGTCGGCGATGCGTGGCACCCCATGACGCCCAACCTCGGCCAGGGCGCGTGTTGCGCGCTCGAGGACGCCGTCGTCCTAGCACGCCGCCTCGCACCCGCTGCTAGCGGGGGCACGAATAGTATTGAGGCGGCGATGCGTGCGTACGAGGCGGAGAGGTGGTCACGCGTGTTCCCACTTACGGCGCGCGCAGGGCTAGTGGGCACGCTGGTGCAGTGGGAGAACCCTGCGGTTTGCGCGGTGCGCGACGGCGTGGTGATCCCGAGGCTCGTCAGGCTAGGCCCGTTCCTGGAGCACACCAACTTCGAGTGCGATCTGATCGAGCCGACGCCGCAATCACCATGTCCATGA